The region AGGCTGCAAGCAGAGCTGTTGGACCATTTCAAAATCAAGGGGCCAAGGAAGAGGGGACACACTCCACTCCTGGGATGACTCCCAGGAAGGAGAAATCTCATGTCTGCATTGACTGTGGGAAATGCTTTGCCCGCCCATCGGACCTGGCTAAGCACGAAAACATCCACACAGGCGCAAAGCCCTTTCGCTGCATGGAGTGTGGGACGAGGTTTAGTCAGTTGTCCCACCTGACCAggcatcagagaattcacacaggagaaaaaccacACATGTGCACTGAATGTGGGGCGGCATTTGCCCAGCGAGCTTCTCTTGTCAGCCATCAGAGGGTCCACTCAGGAGAGCAACCCTATCGCTGTTCCCACTGCCAGCAGTGTTTCAGCCACCAGTCCGCCCTGAAGGTGCATGAGCGCATCCACACGGGCCAGAAGCCCTACATCTGCCTGGAATGTGGGAAACGGTTTGTTTCATCCTCCACGCTTAAAATCCACAAGAGGATCCACACGGGAGAGAAGCCGTTCTCCTGCTCTGAGTGCGGAAAACGCTTCATCCAGCGCTCCAATCTCATTTCCCACCAGCGAACTCACTCTGGAGAGAAGCCGTTTTGCTGCAGCGTGTGCGGGAGACGGTTCAGCTACCCATCAGATCTCACCAGGCACCAGAAgatccacactggagagaaaccatTTCCCTGTGACGAGTGTGAGAGAAGGTTTACCAGGTTCTCCGATCTTCTCATACACCGGAGAATTCACACCGGCGAGAGGCCATAccgctgcctggagtgtgggagaAGATTCCGACAGAAGAGCGCTTTGGTCACgcaccagagaatccacacgAAAGAGAAGGCCGCAGAAAGCAGCAAGCCTGAGGTATCCACACAGCCACAGGCAAACAGTGAATTGAAAGTCAGTGAAATGGAAGAGAGGACAGACAAGTCAGACAAAGAAGAGGAGAGAGACTCATCAAGAACCTAAAAAGCTCAGCCCCCCCTTGTCTTCCCACGGTTTCACCTATCTCAGCCTCACCAAAGGAGGGAATGTCTAGCAGTTGTGAAGAGGCTTCACCTTGTTCTTGGATAGCTTCCATCCCTCTTCTAACACTGTCTTTTGTCTGGAACCTAGCTGGTTTGCTTGAGGGGCATCCTTGGCTCAGGatggaagaggaggtgggaataaccttcttccttctcctcagCGACTTCTCTGCTGTGAAATTGACTGCTGGAGGCATCTGGAAAAGCTCCCTTCCTCATGCAACAGTAGCTCAAGCCCTGATTCTTCTGCTTCTTCCCATTTGCCATCTGAGAGAGGAGCAGGAAGTTGTCTGCGTTGCTGGTTGGCAGACAGGAAATATCCCTGTGGACCACTCTTGACTGCTGTCAGGATGAATTTGGAGCAGTGGCTCTATTGGATGTGGGATCTTTGGGGCTGACGTGCCATCACATTTCTCTCCACTGAATAAGCCTGGTTTTTCTGAGAGATGGAGATTAACCAGAATGGTCACTTCAGTGCGCACATAAACATGTCGGGAAGGAGAAATCTGAACCTCTTACCAAGGTCTGATTGCCAGGCGCTGGGATGGACAGTAAATTGCCATCATTGCCATATCCTACCCAGGGGCATTGTTTCCCCGGGCCACTGTCGAAAGTAGAGAATTGAATTGGATGGACTTTGCACCATGATCCAGTAAGGCAGTTCTTATGCTTTTGTGTACTGGGGGAGAGAGGATTCCCGGTCCTGCACAGGGTTATTGGGACTGCCATGTAGTTTGTGAGCTTGGGCTCTGTGCTTTAGCATGGCCAATGTGGATTTAAGTATTAGAgcactgggttcaaatccctgctcaactaGGAATTCACTGAATGGCCTTGGAGAGGTTACACTTTTTCAACTCGAGTTCCCCATGTATAAAAGGGGAATAAGgggcctacctcatagggttgtaaCAAATACAAACCATATAAAGATGGTAAGGGGATCTACATTGAAAGTGTTTTTGGAAATTATTAATAATCATTCAAGGCCTGCAGCGGGAGAAGGGGAGTCTCTGAACCTGTGCTAACAAACAACCAGCCCACTTTGGCTGATGTAGTTCCAAAAATGTTGTCCTGTTTGGAGGGAAACATTGCGAGCTCCAGTGTTTCAGCAGATCTTTGGAAACATAATTGGCCTCAGTGTTTTGGTGCCAATCCAATATATGTACTCAATTGAACTTCCTTCTCAAATTCTGACTACTTCCAAGGGGCAACTGTCCCGTCGTTGTCCCTGGTTTGGTCAGTGAAGAAGCATTCTGTACATGCTCAACAGCACCCTTTTTCGGGGTGGGGGTGTCAGGAACAAGTCCTGGTGCAAGGAATGCTTCCAAGATATCAGCACCAGCTGACAAGTCTAACTTGAAAATAATATGCACCTGTGGGGATCCATCTGCTATGGATTAGCTCCCTTTTCTCTCCCTTGATGGTGGTGGAAGAATTGGGGATTAACTGAATTCACTGAGCTGTCAAGGCAAACACAAGGATTTCTGTTTCTCCAAGCAGTTCATAGTTTCCTAAGGTGCAGGTCTCTTATTCCGAAGGAGGGAACAatatgtaaatttttttaaagttaatgtTACTAgtcctcttttattgttttaattagtCATAGCTAAGAATTGACTGTTTTAGTTCAAATTGGTAGGGCAGTTACTGTGTATATTCTGggtggaaaaagaaaaatgattatTTTCCCATTGGTGATTTTTAGTGAAGAATGGATCCCGACATCATAGGAGGCTTGGAGAGAGCAGGCAAACAGGGAGAATTGTGAAGGTTGTAGTTATCAGTCTCCGGTGTTTAAACTTGGTGATCCTTAACTGGAGATGGTCACACCCAAGAAGAAGCTGCAGGTGAGgaccttctcccttctcttgtgcCAAATTGATTGTCAGTGCTGTCAGTTTCTGTAGGTACTGAGGGCAGAGGTTCCTAGATCCATGCCAGTTCAAAACCAGCCATCTGTTGGCAGTTATCTCATGGGGTGGGAGAATTATATCCTCCCACCTCTTGGATCTGGTCCTTGCTCCACAAGGGAGAGGTATGCACGGACATTTATTCGTGTATACGGATTATTTATGCTGGATTGGGATAAATGGCTCATACCCAGAATTGTTTACAAGATAAAAGTACCTATCACTTAAACAAGAAATCAGCATCTCTCCTGTACTCTAATAAAGAGAAGGTGTCAGGAGCAATTGGAGTGGGTATAGGTGATTCTGTTCAGAAGTCCTCCTGTGCACAAACGCACATGGGCCATGTATCTGCATAATAGGGCTAATTGGATTCAACTCATTAGTGAAATTTGGAAATTCCAAAATGTTTTGGAAACACAGTATGTCAGTTCACTGAAAGGGACCCTGACCAAAAAGTCCTTCCCCACCCATTGCACATGAGCACCTCTGCCAAAATTCACCTCTAGCTTTGTCATCTGAATTTGGAAGTCCTTGCGCACAGATGCAATCATGACTACGGGTGTTTGTGTGTCCAATACAAATTGGACACATTCCACAGTCTGGGAGTCACTGCTGTTTATTTCAGAGACCAAGAACTGAGAGCCTGTAGTGCAAGCTGCTCTATGTTTTTAGGAGTTGTTCACACTTGTTGTGGTTTTGCATATGtgcgtctttttttttttttaagtctgctgTAACAAAGATATAATTAGAGCCTCTGATTTTAAACAGTGGCAgctttatatttgtaaataaaaagtcAGTGTTAACCAGTTGGGGTTGTTGTGTCCCATTTCAGCAGGCTCTATGGTTTTAACAGGATCCCAAGGCATCCAGCAACCAAACCAGGGACAAAATGGTGGTACAGTGGGAGTCATTTACTACAGCAGACCATGAGCCATACTCTGAGGTGACCTGAACATACAAGTACAAACGTACACCTGAGTTACTGTGGATCAGGGGTTCCAGCAGTCAAATTTAGGATGAAAGAGTCCTAAATTTTATAAGATTATAAACAACTGAGAGTTAGAAACATGCATTGATCCGCTGCATATGATTCAATAGTCTACTACTGGATCCCAAACAGTCTCCTGCCCACGTCTGACTTCAACTAGTCTGAATGggtttgtgtgctgcttgagAAGCCTGCCAAAGAAGCTCTGGAAGCAATGTACCTTCCAAAGGTCTGTTTAAAAAATTGTCATGACCCAATTCTGCACATCCTTATGCTACCAGCCATGCTTTTTAAAACGCAAAGAATATGCATACATGGGAGAAGACAATTTTGTGCAGGGACTTAGCGTATTGGCCAATGAGATATCTATGCCATTTGACAGTGAAAGGATGACCGTGGCAAGAGTAAAGGTGCACCAAAATTTACTGAAAAGTGCTCAAGAACTGAAATGAGATTTCAACAGGGGACACATTATACGAATACAGTTGCTCTTAACCTATACAGGGGAAATCACTAATTTAAGCATACACAATGGAGCGTTAAGGAACTccacaaggaggaggagaggggagaatgAC is a window of Tiliqua scincoides isolate rTilSci1 chromosome 5, rTilSci1.hap2, whole genome shotgun sequence DNA encoding:
- the LOC136654146 gene encoding zinc finger and SCAN domain-containing protein 26-like isoform X2, which encodes MEEHAQTESGEGSVRSGRETFSVQSGTVRDLSRWAAPRQEGISQRLEAQWQEYLKTIQYQSSGWGTSQLPDLTSWDDLATFDRVVGTCQWSREGMSRLMPALSPEAQQALSSLNARDRGDHGKAKANSLRGSSSSAEMQRQRFRQFRYQETEGPREVCSRLRELCHLWLEPESRTKEQILELLILEQFLTVLPKEIQNRVRERGPESCAQAVALAEGFLLRQQETSQKEQQGAAVNLSEGQRIALDARQRQLAKEAKQQDNGKTDMLGEGGKAASRAVGPFQNQGAKEEGTHSTPGMTPRKEKSHVCIDCGKCFARPSDLAKHENIHTGAKPFRCMECGTRFSQLSHLTRHQRIHTGEKPHMCTECGAAFAQRASLVSHQRVHSGEQPYRCSHCQQCFSHQSALKVHERIHTGQKPYICLECGKRFVSSSTLKIHKRIHTGEKPFSCSECGKRFIQRSNLISHQRTHSGEKPFCCSVCGRRFSYPSDLTRHQKIHTGEKPFPCDECERRFTRFSDLLIHRRIHTGERPYRCLECGRRFRQKSALVTHQRIHTKEKAAESSKPEVSTQPQANSELKVSEMEERTDKSDKEEERDSSRT
- the LOC136654146 gene encoding zinc finger protein 3-like isoform X1, with protein sequence MEEHAQTESGEGSVRSGRETFSVQSGTVRDLSRWAAPRQEGISQRLEAQWQEYLKTIQYQSSGWGTSQLPDLTSWDDLATFDRVVGTCQWSREGMSRLMPALSPEAQQALSSLNARDRGDHGKAKANSLRGSSSSAEMQRQRFRQFRYQETEGPREVCSRLRELCHLWLEPESRTKEQILELLILEQFLTVLPKEIQNRVRERGPESCAQAVALAEGFLLRQQETSQKEQQGSDSLQGAAVNLSEGQRIALDARQRQLAKEAKQQDNGKTDMLGEGGKAASRAVGPFQNQGAKEEGTHSTPGMTPRKEKSHVCIDCGKCFARPSDLAKHENIHTGAKPFRCMECGTRFSQLSHLTRHQRIHTGEKPHMCTECGAAFAQRASLVSHQRVHSGEQPYRCSHCQQCFSHQSALKVHERIHTGQKPYICLECGKRFVSSSTLKIHKRIHTGEKPFSCSECGKRFIQRSNLISHQRTHSGEKPFCCSVCGRRFSYPSDLTRHQKIHTGEKPFPCDECERRFTRFSDLLIHRRIHTGERPYRCLECGRRFRQKSALVTHQRIHTKEKAAESSKPEVSTQPQANSELKVSEMEERTDKSDKEEERDSSRT